The following proteins are co-located in the Ruminococcaceae bacterium KH2T8 genome:
- a CDS encoding seryl-tRNA synthetase: protein MIDIKFLRTDPDAVKENIKKKFQDEKLPLVDEVIELDKEFRESKTRAEYLRSQRNKISKQIGALMSQGKKEEAEATKKQVTDMAEELEALTVKENELSEKIDKIMRVIPNIIDPSVPIGKDDSENVEIEKFGEPFVPDFEIPYHVDIMENLNGIELDPARDTSGNGFYYLRGDIARLHSAILSYARDFMIDRGFTYYIPPFMIRSSVVTGVMSFAEMENMMYKIEGEDLYLIGTSEHSMIGKFINTLTDEDQLPQTLTSYSPCFRKEVGAHGIEERGVYRIHQFEKQEMIVVCKPEESKEWYDRLWQNSVDFFRSLDIPVRTLECCSGDLADLKVKSCDVEAWSPRQKKYFEVGSCSNLGDAQARRLGIRIRGENGNYLAHTLNNTVVAPPRMLIAFLENNLNEDGTIRIPLPLRMYMGGKSIIEVPEKK from the coding sequence ATGATCGACATTAAGTTTTTGAGAACAGATCCCGATGCGGTCAAGGAGAATATAAAGAAGAAGTTTCAGGATGAGAAGCTTCCCCTTGTAGATGAAGTGATCGAGCTCGACAAGGAGTTCAGAGAGAGCAAGACTAGAGCCGAGTACTTGAGATCCCAGCGCAATAAGATCAGTAAGCAGATCGGCGCACTCATGTCTCAGGGCAAGAAGGAAGAGGCCGAAGCTACAAAGAAGCAGGTCACTGATATGGCTGAGGAGCTTGAAGCTCTTACAGTTAAGGAGAATGAGCTCTCCGAGAAGATCGACAAGATCATGCGCGTTATCCCCAACATCATCGATCCTTCAGTACCTATCGGTAAGGATGATTCCGAGAATGTCGAGATCGAGAAGTTCGGTGAGCCTTTTGTTCCCGATTTCGAGATCCCTTATCATGTAGATATCATGGAGAACCTCAACGGTATCGAACTCGATCCCGCAAGAGATACGAGCGGTAACGGTTTCTACTATTTAAGAGGCGATATCGCAAGACTTCACTCCGCTATCCTCTCTTATGCAAGAGATTTCATGATCGACAGAGGATTTACATATTACATTCCTCCTTTCATGATCAGATCCAGCGTTGTTACGGGCGTTATGAGCTTTGCCGAGATGGAGAACATGATGTATAAGATCGAGGGCGAGGATCTCTACCTCATCGGTACATCCGAGCATTCCATGATCGGTAAGTTCATCAATACTCTCACGGACGAGGATCAGCTTCCTCAGACACTTACGAGCTATTCTCCCTGCTTCCGTAAGGAAGTCGGTGCTCACGGCATCGAGGAGAGAGGCGTATATCGTATCCACCAGTTTGAGAAGCAGGAGATGATCGTCGTATGTAAGCCCGAAGAGAGCAAGGAGTGGTATGACAGACTCTGGCAGAATTCCGTAGACTTCTTCAGGAGCCTTGATATCCCCGTAAGAACACTCGAGTGCTGCTCCGGTGACCTTGCGGATCTTAAGGTCAAGTCCTGCGACGTAGAGGCATGGTCTCCCCGTCAGAAGAAGTATTTCGAAGTAGGTTCCTGCTCTAACCTCGGTGATGCTCAGGCGAGAAGACTCGGCATCAGGATCAGAGGCGAGAACGGTAACTACCTTGCTCATACATTGAACAACACGGTAGTTGCTCCTCCGAGAATGCTTATAGCATTCCTCGAGAATAACCTGAACGAAGACGGAACGATCAGGATCCCCCTTCCCCTTCGTATGTACATGGGCGGCAAGAGCATTATCGAAGTTCCCGAGAAGAAGTAA
- a CDS encoding Peptidoglycan/LPS O-acetylase OafA/YrhL, contains acyltransferase and SGNH-hydrolase domains, which translates to MVCVWIFLFITSYGYTLQMKAGYETKPLRFIVKRIILLYSEMWFFYLYNFIVIILFKPSALPYFLSSPINIPIDMLAVSNLFGKPLIVAEWYVNFLLIVIVVFPLLYFLVKKTTWFSLPIIILITMLCPYKMSFQYGGQFNYYLLMIVVGILFAQNSIFEKLARFKHQKEILVLISGLLLILNLLVVRYFLLCHDFEKEWYLSYGPVSTLMGIIIVIMVFLLRGEGKIQMLLQKLGKHSGNMFFTHIVFYNIFVRLLGIYNEIGSFFLCFAYSLSLSLFVEFVKKKTDYNNRIRNGLKRLLRENSIKKQDA; encoded by the coding sequence ATGGTTTGTGTTTGGATATTTCTATTCATTACCTCGTATGGTTATACCTTGCAAATGAAGGCCGGATATGAAACCAAGCCTTTAAGATTCATAGTTAAGCGAATAATCCTTCTTTATTCGGAAATGTGGTTTTTCTATCTTTATAACTTCATTGTGATCATATTGTTCAAACCTAGCGCTTTGCCCTATTTCCTTTCATCGCCGATTAATATTCCTATCGATATGCTTGCCGTGAGTAATCTCTTCGGAAAACCGTTGATAGTAGCTGAGTGGTATGTAAATTTCCTACTTATAGTGATAGTGGTTTTCCCGCTTTTATATTTCCTTGTTAAGAAAACGACCTGGTTTAGCTTACCGATCATCATACTGATAACCATGCTCTGTCCATATAAAATGTCTTTTCAATATGGCGGACAGTTTAACTATTATCTACTGATGATCGTGGTCGGAATTTTGTTTGCACAGAATTCTATTTTTGAGAAACTTGCGAGATTCAAACACCAAAAAGAAATCTTAGTCTTGATCTCTGGTCTTTTACTGATTTTGAATCTGCTTGTGGTCAGATATTTTCTGCTGTGCCATGATTTTGAAAAAGAGTGGTATCTTAGTTATGGTCCGGTTTCTACACTAATGGGAATCATCATCGTAATAATGGTCTTTCTTTTAAGAGGCGAAGGTAAGATACAGATGCTACTACAAAAGCTTGGCAAACATTCAGGTAACATGTTTTTTACTCACATTGTCTTTTATAATATCTTTGTTCGTCTCCTGGGTATTTATAATGAGATAGGTTCTTTTTTCCTTTGCTTTGCATATAGTCTATCGTTATCTTTGTTTGTCGAGTTTGTTAAGAAGAAAACTGATTACAATAACAGGATACGCAACGGTCTAAAACGCCTGTTAAGAGAAAATTCGATAAAAAAGCAGGATGCTTGA
- a CDS encoding LSU ribosomal protein L28P — MAKCEICQKDTFFGRKISITRSQISRRALTTQKPNVHSVKVIVDGTPKTMHVCTRCLRSGLVKRA, encoded by the coding sequence ATGGCTAAGTGTGAAATTTGTCAGAAGGATACATTTTTTGGCAGAAAGATAAGCATTACGCGTTCGCAGATTTCACGTCGTGCTCTGACAACTCAGAAGCCTAACGTTCATAGCGTTAAGGTAATCGTTGACGGCACCCCTAAGACAATGCATGTTTGCACAAGATGTCTGCGCTCCGGCCTCGTTAAGAGAGCATAA
- a CDS encoding SH3 domain-containing protein encodes MKKTSDNKGSGRSSGGLFGRKKNEPIYEQKEKGIRHPEDATSFLNEVDVSYGDYGKAEDMYDTWGLGDREASVKTRRKNLLAGAAIAAVVVILVVASVFYILPAVLPGFFKGSNIELFVEKPVNLIYDDTYRVVRKSVSDVMSEPSPSSERVTQVLYNEPVKILADNMGDGYTLIKTVDGIEGYVKSSDLLSGTDSVEPDLHEYKLIVSETSKNVMTHASQGTLITQVMMNTVLYADVKRDGVYQVSLPGGGTGWIGSSGVIEISPRAEIEEVSCRYFVSSALSFVNSVYKENGITMNGMSVSGMTYVCSCVNGISMPRTLEGQMQMGTEVTLEYDVVTGELITDDIIPGDLVFFEVVGTDGSEEYEMAVCTGTGTLLMVSSSGTTMRLVDFGPESSLCDKIVTVRRVFSQ; translated from the coding sequence ATGAAGAAGACAAGTGATAACAAAGGATCCGGCAGATCATCAGGCGGTCTTTTCGGCCGAAAGAAGAACGAACCGATCTATGAGCAGAAGGAGAAGGGAATAAGGCATCCCGAAGATGCTACATCCTTCCTTAATGAAGTAGATGTTTCCTACGGTGATTACGGTAAAGCCGAAGATATGTATGACACATGGGGTCTCGGTGACAGGGAGGCGTCAGTTAAGACCCGAAGGAAGAATCTTCTTGCAGGCGCGGCAATCGCTGCCGTAGTGGTCATCCTGGTAGTCGCATCGGTGTTCTATATCCTTCCTGCAGTGCTCCCCGGCTTCTTTAAGGGATCCAACATCGAACTGTTCGTAGAAAAGCCCGTAAACCTTATCTACGATGATACGTACCGCGTCGTAAGGAAGAGCGTCAGTGATGTAATGTCTGAACCTTCTCCGTCCTCTGAGCGCGTTACACAGGTCCTCTATAATGAACCCGTTAAGATCCTCGCGGATAATATGGGTGACGGTTATACGCTGATCAAGACTGTTGACGGTATAGAAGGATATGTTAAGAGTTCGGATCTTCTCAGCGGCACCGATTCCGTCGAGCCTGACCTTCATGAGTATAAGCTTATCGTATCCGAGACCTCTAAGAACGTCATGACGCATGCGAGTCAGGGAACGCTCATCACTCAGGTCATGATGAATACGGTACTCTATGCCGACGTAAAAAGAGACGGTGTATATCAGGTATCGCTCCCCGGCGGAGGCACGGGATGGATCGGTTCATCCGGTGTTATCGAGATATCGCCCCGAGCAGAGATAGAAGAGGTATCCTGCAGATATTTCGTGAGCTCGGCTCTAAGCTTCGTCAACAGCGTATATAAAGAGAACGGCATTACCATGAACGGTATGTCCGTCAGCGGAATGACTTATGTCTGTTCGTGCGTAAACGGCATCAGCATGCCCAGAACACTCGAAGGACAGATGCAGATGGGCACTGAGGTCACTCTCGAATATGACGTGGTAACAGGCGAGCTCATAACGGATGATATAATCCCGGGTGATCTCGTATTCTTCGAGGTCGTCGGGACTGACGGCTCGGAGGAGTATGAGATGGCCGTATGCACGGGAACAGGCACTCTTTTGATGGTATCGTCCAGCGGTACGACCATGCGACTTGTCGATTTCGGACCCGAAAGCAGTCTGTGCGATAAGATAGTTACGGTAAGACGAGTTTTTTCGCAATAA
- a CDS encoding holo-[acyl-carrier protein] synthase produces MKIRSGIDMVRIDRLENIIAKDKKSFIDRVLTPDEQRNVFEETGSDKRAAERFASRFAAKEAAAKAIGTGLMTDGIGFTDFEVTVDELGAPGMRLHGKALERATALGMMSISISLTHEGDYAAAVCSILTDEEDK; encoded by the coding sequence ATGAAGATACGAAGCGGAATAGATATGGTCAGGATCGACCGACTCGAAAATATCATCGCTAAAGACAAGAAGTCGTTTATCGACAGAGTCCTGACTCCCGATGAACAGCGAAATGTATTTGAAGAAACAGGCAGCGATAAGCGTGCGGCAGAGCGATTTGCTTCCAGGTTTGCAGCTAAGGAAGCCGCTGCCAAAGCGATCGGTACGGGCCTTATGACGGACGGTATAGGATTCACTGATTTTGAGGTTACGGTAGATGAGCTCGGCGCTCCCGGAATGCGCTTGCACGGCAAGGCACTCGAAAGAGCAACTGCGCTCGGGATGATGAGCATCTCTATAAGCCTCACACATGAAGGAGATTATGCTGCGGCTGTATGCAGCATCTTAACAGATGAAGAAGACAAGTGA
- a CDS encoding Replication initiation and membrane attachment produces MSDPKGRTELLISDTLVPDIFITQYAQELTKDALCLYLWLLMSFGDREFTKENIKSYTLLSESDSEEYAAELIAHDLLITKDNETFSMADLKKNEVDSYVKAVVARDSADPSLKLCADEESRNVLAGSINKTFYTGKMSYMFYRLVDKCLYEYGFDPTVVYSLFEEGRDRKMHLKLNSMYDLAQSWSKMGYTTPDKLAAYYDRKSKRDKLIALMGRLARKRINGPDIEKIEKWIDQYDVSLELAEYAFRVNADFRSSVNLKHVDDKLTEWYAAGIDDIDKAMAYENERKKENKRKATRSKARNNANKTWGELVGANDNKPEEPAKDKDSSKETEKADKKATNIDSKEEKATEKPAKSPKPVPVEEEADETDSPENDEILGLFGRCK; encoded by the coding sequence ATGAGCGACCCTAAGGGCAGGACCGAATTACTGATATCGGATACCCTTGTTCCGGATATCTTCATTACGCAATACGCACAAGAGTTGACCAAAGATGCATTATGTCTGTATCTTTGGTTACTTATGTCTTTCGGAGACAGAGAGTTTACCAAAGAGAATATTAAGAGCTATACCTTATTATCCGAGTCGGATTCGGAGGAGTATGCGGCTGAACTGATCGCACATGACCTTCTGATCACAAAGGATAATGAGACGTTCAGCATGGCCGATCTCAAGAAGAATGAGGTCGATTCCTATGTTAAGGCAGTCGTAGCGAGGGACAGTGCGGATCCGTCACTCAAGCTCTGTGCAGACGAAGAGAGCAGGAATGTACTTGCCGGAAGTATCAACAAGACATTCTATACAGGCAAGATGTCCTATATGTTCTATCGCCTGGTCGATAAATGTCTCTATGAATACGGTTTTGATCCTACGGTCGTCTACAGCCTCTTCGAAGAAGGCCGCGACCGGAAGATGCACCTTAAGCTCAACTCCATGTATGACCTTGCACAGTCCTGGTCGAAGATGGGCTATACGACTCCCGATAAGCTCGCGGCATATTATGACCGTAAGAGCAAGCGCGATAAGCTGATCGCGCTCATGGGACGACTCGCCAGAAAAAGGATCAACGGTCCCGATATCGAGAAGATCGAGAAGTGGATCGATCAGTATGATGTCTCCCTTGAACTTGCGGAATATGCTTTCAGGGTCAACGCCGATTTCAGGAGTTCCGTTAACCTCAAGCATGTCGATGATAAGCTCACCGAATGGTATGCAGCAGGGATCGACGATATCGACAAGGCTATGGCTTATGAAAATGAGCGAAAGAAGGAGAATAAGCGCAAAGCGACCAGATCAAAGGCCAGAAACAACGCCAATAAGACCTGGGGAGAACTTGTAGGCGCTAACGATAATAAGCCTGAAGAGCCGGCAAAGGATAAAGATTCATCCAAAGAAACCGAGAAAGCCGACAAAAAGGCTACTAATATAGATAGTAAAGAAGAAAAAGCAACTGAGAAGCCGGCGAAGAGCCCCAAGCCGGTTCCGGTCGAGGAAGAGGCAGATGAAACGGACAGCCCTGAGAATGATGAGATCCTGGGTCTTTTCGGGAGGTGTAAATGA
- a CDS encoding Vancomycin resistance protein YoaR, contains peptidoglycan-binding and VanW domains, whose translation MSRISIFLNSEIINNNKGLWIMKKTGNGKGKNTSLVRPGVRSLDSSSGSSFVDSKSKPSKAKKSGTSTRSSSSTTSKRSSGAKKSGAKKANKKAPVFAVVIAVVVLGVAAGVLYKMGYFEKRYDIKMADGSVVKMTQAELVADMTKDVFPQGIIINGVDVSGMTRDEALAAVQANQPERPIDIDVKLSLDGTEYPLDLSTLPIDTNDVEIVDTAFAYLRPTGQESVEELIALHDSREALKSAPATYQTAYTLNTDDISPLVHNVLDPLNNEAVEAEITGFDPEELVFEYTDSEMGYVVDIDTAVADVKALLDGGTYIGTVPVNAEITEPTLTSEMIENEFGLISSSSSTTSPNENRDHNIEITADKLDGHIIEAGGSFSFNGYIGQRTSDAGYREAGVIVDGAIEQALGGGVCQVSSMIYQSALKADLHITERHPHQWPSSYAVAGTDAAVDWGSQDFAFENDSGYPIAFHAYLDRSSSPCTLVVEIYGHQFPDGQYIELEAETVSSSTAGVTYQQNTSMPVGQTNTVRTAHNGCSADCWQVWYDADGNEIDRVIVEPRSVYPTINQIVEVGTLQPDGSQAQFDGSTGSITTSETTTEATEATTEETTTQPAETTPAPTETTPAPTETTPAPTETNPPESSADGSGEQPA comes from the coding sequence ATGAGCCGAATAAGTATATTCTTAAATAGTGAAATTATCAATAACAATAAGGGGCTGTGGATAATGAAGAAAACAGGAAACGGCAAAGGTAAGAATACAAGCCTTGTAAGGCCCGGAGTAAGGTCGTTGGACTCTTCTTCCGGATCTTCTTTTGTTGATTCAAAGAGTAAGCCTTCCAAGGCTAAGAAGTCAGGAACATCGACCCGTTCGTCAAGTTCGACGACGAGCAAGCGCTCATCGGGTGCGAAGAAGTCAGGCGCCAAGAAGGCCAATAAGAAAGCCCCTGTTTTTGCAGTTGTCATCGCTGTCGTAGTACTCGGAGTTGCCGCAGGCGTTCTTTATAAGATGGGCTATTTCGAGAAGCGTTACGATATCAAGATGGCCGACGGTTCGGTAGTCAAGATGACACAGGCCGAACTTGTTGCAGATATGACCAAGGACGTATTCCCTCAGGGTATCATCATCAACGGAGTTGACGTATCAGGCATGACTCGCGATGAGGCCCTTGCCGCAGTTCAGGCTAATCAGCCCGAGCGCCCCATCGATATCGATGTTAAGCTCTCGCTCGACGGCACGGAGTATCCGCTTGACCTCAGTACTCTTCCCATCGATACGAATGACGTTGAGATAGTAGATACGGCTTTCGCCTATCTTCGTCCTACGGGTCAGGAAAGTGTAGAGGAGCTCATCGCACTTCACGATTCCAGAGAAGCGCTCAAGTCTGCACCTGCTACTTATCAGACAGCTTATACACTTAATACGGATGATATATCTCCTCTCGTGCATAATGTTCTCGATCCTTTGAACAATGAAGCAGTAGAGGCTGAGATCACGGGTTTTGATCCCGAAGAGCTCGTATTCGAATATACCGATTCCGAAATGGGTTATGTCGTAGATATCGACACGGCAGTCGCTGATGTCAAGGCTCTTCTTGACGGCGGTACATATATCGGAACGGTTCCCGTAAATGCCGAGATCACAGAGCCGACTCTTACTTCCGAGATGATCGAGAATGAATTCGGTCTTATCTCCAGCTCATCTTCGACTACATCTCCTAACGAGAATCGTGATCACAATATTGAGATCACTGCCGATAAGCTCGACGGTCACATCATCGAAGCAGGCGGCTCTTTCTCGTTCAACGGTTATATCGGACAGAGGACCTCAGATGCAGGTTACCGCGAAGCCGGTGTTATCGTTGACGGAGCTATAGAGCAGGCTCTTGGCGGCGGTGTATGCCAGGTAAGCTCCATGATCTATCAGTCAGCTCTCAAGGCTGATCTTCATATTACTGAGAGGCATCCTCACCAGTGGCCTTCATCCTATGCTGTTGCCGGTACGGATGCTGCAGTTGACTGGGGTTCTCAGGATTTCGCATTCGAAAATGACAGCGGCTATCCCATAGCTTTCCACGCTTATCTCGACAGGAGCAGCAGCCCTTGCACTCTGGTCGTTGAGATCTACGGACATCAGTTTCCCGACGGTCAGTATATAGAGCTTGAAGCGGAGACTGTATCTTCATCTACAGCAGGCGTTACTTATCAGCAGAATACGTCAATGCCTGTAGGTCAGACCAATACTGTCAGAACGGCACATAACGGATGTTCAGCAGACTGCTGGCAGGTATGGTATGACGCTGACGGCAATGAGATCGACAGAGTTATAGTCGAGCCCCGTTCCGTATATCCTACGATCAATCAGATCGTTGAAGTAGGTACACTCCAGCCTGATGGTTCTCAGGCTCAGTTCGACGGATCTACGGGTTCCATAACCACATCCGAGACTACGACTGAGGCTACTGAAGCTACGACCGAAGAGACGACGACTCAGCCCGCGGAGACAACACCCGCGCCGACTGAGACAACGCCCGCACCTACGGAGACCACACCAGCTCCCACAGAGACTAATCCGCCGGAGTCAAGCGCTGACGGATCAGGCGAACAACCTGCATAA
- a CDS encoding exopolysaccharide biosynthesis polyprenyl glycosylphosphotransferase: protein MRNRIFTIPHLFKILFLIGLVLVVHLAYISSFFAVFGKAMENTETGNNYEAYQALAPIITGAAVFLGDFLQMPRFFRKKNIDVVSQTLYFSTILTLITLSAKDLTEQRAFPRSVIVLSFAFLLLYVFAWEMICCFISHKMYDNGELIIIGSNKATMDQVRDKINPSLKGMDLDISRSIRYSDKTAVRSAIRSNAEIFLCPDVPEDVKSDIILSSAKHKTVVYIVPQFYEISLYKSRVINLNDLMVMLVDRMGLTFEQRIVKRCMDVIISILAIILSAPVMLVCAIIIKASDGGPVFYRQERLTINNKPYKIYKLRTMRQDAEAATGAVISGKNDPRVTPFGRFLRRTKLDEFPQFYNVLKGDMSVVGPRSERPEFVANFEKEIPGYSQRFAVKAGITGLAQVAGNYDTTPQDKLRYDLLYIKNYSVLQDLKIMFLTARAIFSPHLYNQTFEDNKQTFISTDSAESSERDVDSVDG from the coding sequence ATGAGAAACAGGATCTTTACAATCCCGCACCTTTTCAAGATACTTTTCCTTATCGGATTGGTACTCGTGGTGCACTTGGCCTATATCTCGAGTTTCTTTGCCGTTTTCGGTAAAGCGATGGAGAATACCGAGACCGGTAATAACTACGAAGCATACCAGGCACTGGCTCCCATCATCACGGGTGCTGCCGTATTCCTCGGAGACTTTCTTCAGATGCCCAGATTCTTCAGGAAGAAGAATATCGACGTCGTTTCCCAGACTCTTTATTTCAGTACGATCCTTACGCTCATAACGCTTTCCGCCAAGGACCTTACGGAGCAGCGTGCCTTCCCCCGAAGCGTTATCGTGTTGAGCTTTGCTTTCCTTCTCCTCTATGTCTTTGCATGGGAGATGATCTGCTGTTTCATAAGCCATAAGATGTACGATAACGGCGAGCTCATAATCATCGGCTCGAATAAAGCAACGATGGATCAGGTTCGCGACAAGATCAACCCTTCCCTTAAGGGTATGGACCTCGATATCAGCCGTTCGATCAGATATTCGGACAAGACGGCCGTCAGGTCGGCGATCAGGAGCAATGCCGAGATATTCCTCTGTCCCGACGTTCCCGAAGACGTTAAGTCAGACATCATCCTTTCGAGTGCAAAGCACAAGACCGTCGTATATATCGTTCCCCAGTTCTACGAGATCAGCCTTTATAAGTCCAGGGTCATCAATTTGAACGACCTTATGGTAATGCTCGTTGACCGTATGGGACTTACTTTCGAGCAGAGGATCGTCAAGCGTTGTATGGACGTTATTATCTCTATCCTCGCTATCATATTGTCGGCACCCGTTATGCTGGTATGTGCGATCATCATCAAGGCAAGTGACGGCGGTCCCGTCTTCTACAGACAGGAAAGACTTACCATCAACAATAAGCCTTACAAGATCTATAAGCTCCGTACTATGAGGCAGGATGCCGAGGCTGCGACCGGAGCCGTTATCTCGGGTAAGAACGATCCCCGTGTTACTCCTTTCGGACGTTTCCTCAGAAGGACAAAACTCGACGAATTTCCTCAGTTCTACAATGTACTCAAGGGCGACATGAGTGTCGTTGGCCCGAGGTCCGAAAGACCCGAATTCGTTGCAAACTTCGAAAAGGAGATCCCAGGATACTCCCAGAGATTTGCCGTAAAGGCAGGTATCACGGGACTTGCACAGGTTGCGGGAAACTACGATACGACACCTCAGGATAAGCTCAGATATGACCTTCTTTATATCAAGAACTACTCGGTCCTTCAGGATCTGAAGATTATGTTCCTTACGGCAAGAGCCATCTTCTCGCCGCACCTTTACAATCAGACTTTCGAAGACAATAAGCAGACTTTCATATCTACTGACAGTGCCGAGAGCTCTGAAAGGGATGTAGACAGTGTCGACGGCTGA
- a CDS encoding Glycosyl transferase family 2 encodes MSTADGGYSVLMSVYAKEHADYLKQSIESILSQTVLSDDIVIVCDGALTRELDDVLDSFADKIRLIRLPENQGLGKALNAGLSECRHDLVARMDSDDIALPGRMEKQLKLFASDPDISLTSGTIEEFSGTPDNITGKRSVPLENGEIRRYSRKRNPMNHPAVMFRKSAVQAVGGYNEDYPLFEDYSLWVRMLMNGSKAVNTDDTLVYMRVDDNTFERRGGKRYASDMLRFHKYLKSSKWSSLSDYLTGALPHAIVCVLPNGLRKLIYKKLH; translated from the coding sequence GTGTCGACGGCTGACGGCGGTTATTCGGTGCTCATGTCGGTCTATGCCAAAGAGCATGCCGACTACTTGAAGCAGAGCATAGAGAGCATCCTGTCACAGACCGTTCTTTCAGACGATATAGTCATAGTATGCGACGGAGCACTGACGAGAGAGCTCGATGATGTGCTCGACAGTTTTGCGGATAAGATCCGACTTATAAGGCTCCCCGAAAATCAAGGCCTCGGAAAGGCCTTAAACGCAGGACTTTCCGAGTGCAGACATGATCTCGTGGCACGAATGGACAGCGATGATATCGCGCTTCCGGGAAGAATGGAAAAGCAGCTCAAGTTGTTCGCTTCAGATCCCGATATTTCTCTTACGAGCGGCACGATCGAAGAGTTTAGCGGCACGCCCGATAACATTACGGGAAAAAGATCTGTCCCTCTTGAGAATGGTGAGATAAGACGCTATTCGCGAAAGAGAAATCCCATGAATCACCCCGCAGTGATGTTCAGGAAGTCTGCCGTTCAGGCAGTCGGCGGATATAATGAGGACTACCCTCTGTTTGAAGATTATTCACTTTGGGTAAGGATGCTCATGAATGGCTCAAAGGCCGTAAATACGGATGATACGCTCGTATATATGAGAGTCGATGACAATACGTTCGAAAGAAGAGGCGGAAAGAGATACGCTTCGGATATGCTGAGGTTTCATAAGTACCTTAAGTCCTCAAAGTGGTCTTCCCTCTCCGATTATCTTACAGGTGCACTTCCCCATGCGATCGTATGTGTCCTTCCTAACGGATTAAGAAAGCTGATCTATAAGAAGCTTCACTGA
- a CDS encoding Glycosyltransferase involved in cell wall bisynthesis, which translates to MKIAIDLTSTQKNKTGIGRYMLGILIGLQQIDRENEYYLFAQDDDMDGFGIYAPNFHVVPVDSKILRKTYIRILWEQFVFPFRVKKTGADVLHCPNYTMPYLSRLIDRKLAVVSTFHDMAYFLHPEYLIGWKRKMFCGYIKQTAKSCDKIVAVSHNTAKDSLACSKPRNKDIEVTYLGVDEAFFDTPAASETIRAKYGIPEKYILYVGTLEPRKNVAGLIKGYRELPDEIKNEYKLVITGKKGWYYDEIFSTVDSDPSLKENVIFTGFVDDEDMIPLMKGATEVGYVSFFEGFGLPVLEAMASGVPIVTTSGSSLSEVAGECGYLCDPSDPKDIAEALERGIGDSENKVEGALERAKTFTWKRCGEHTLKAYEDAVKFRRGQ; encoded by the coding sequence ATGAAGATCGCCATCGACCTCACTTCTACACAGAAGAATAAGACCGGTATCGGCAGATATATGCTCGGTATCCTTATCGGTCTGCAGCAGATCGACAGGGAGAATGAGTATTATCTCTTTGCCCAGGACGACGATATGGACGGATTCGGTATCTATGCGCCGAACTTTCATGTCGTTCCCGTAGATTCCAAGATCTTGAGAAAGACATATATCAGGATCTTGTGGGAGCAGTTCGTCTTCCCGTTCAGGGTAAAGAAGACGGGAGCGGATGTCCTTCACTGTCCAAACTATACGATGCCGTATCTTTCGCGACTTATAGACAGAAAGCTCGCTGTCGTATCTACTTTCCACGATATGGCTTATTTCCTTCACCCCGAATATCTGATCGGCTGGAAAAGGAAGATGTTCTGCGGATATATAAAGCAGACCGCCAAGAGCTGCGACAAGATAGTTGCAGTATCTCATAACACGGCAAAGGATTCTCTTGCCTGCAGCAAGCCCAGAAATAAGGATATCGAAGTTACTTATCTCGGAGTGGATGAAGCATTCTTTGATACGCCTGCGGCATCCGAAACGATAAGAGCCAAGTACGGTATCCCCGAGAAGTATATCCTCTATGTAGGTACCCTGGAGCCTCGAAAGAATGTGGCAGGCCTTATCAAAGGGTACAGGGAACTTCCCGATGAGATAAAGAATGAATATAAGCTCGTGATCACCGGCAAGAAGGGCTGGTATTATGACGAGATATTCAGCACCGTGGATTCCGATCCGTCCCTCAAGGAAAACGTGATCTTTACCGGCTTTGTCGATGATGAGGATATGATCCCTCTTATGAAAGGCGCGACTGAAGTCGGCTATGTTTCTTTCTTTGAAGGATTCGGACTTCCCGTTCTCGAAGCAATGGCCTCGGGCGTTCCGATCGTAACGACATCGGGATCTTCCCTGAGCGAAGTCGCGGGAGAATGCGGATATCTCTGTGATCCTTCAGATCCAAAGGATATTGCGGAAGCGCTCGAAAGAGGTATCGGCGACAGTGAGAACAAGGTTGAGGGAGCTCTCGAGAGAGCTAAGACTTTTACATGGAAAAGATGCGGTGAACACACTCTCAAGGCATACGAAGATGCCGTAAAGTTCAGACGCGGTCAGTGA